The Euphorbia lathyris chromosome 3, ddEupLath1.1, whole genome shotgun sequence genome contains a region encoding:
- the LOC136224230 gene encoding uncharacterized protein, with amino-acid sequence MISAKSESDVTSLAPSSPSRSPKRPVYYVQSPSRDSHDGDKSSSLQPSPMESPSHPSFGRHSRNSSASRFSGIFRSSSGRKGSRKRNDNKEWNDKGWPECNVIMEEGAYDEDKAFTRRFQILIAICSFIILFSVFCLIIWGASRPFKTEITVKSLSISNLYVGEGSDFSGVPTKMLTVNGSLRMSIYNPATIFGIHVTSTPINLIYSEITVATGQLKKYYQPRKSRRTVSVIIEGDKVPLYGAGSSLAVSQTGIQIPLKLKFEIKSRGNVVGKLVRTKHKKQITCPVVIDSTRTKPIKFKKGICTYD; translated from the exons ATGATTTCCGCAAAGTCTGAATCTGATGTTACAAGTTTAGCTCCATCATCACCATCAAGGTCTCCAAAACGCCCTGTATATTATGTGCAGAGTCCTTCAAGGGATTCACATGATGGGGACAAGTCATCTTCTTTGCAACCAAGTCCAATGGAATCACCTTCACACCCTTCCTTTGGACGCCATTCCAGAAATTCATCAGCTAGTAGGTTTTCAGGGATATTCAGGTCATCCTCAGGGAGGAAAGGTAGCAGGAAAAGAAATGATAATAAAGAGTGGAATGATAAAGGATGGCCTGAATGTAATGTGATTATGGAAGAAGGAGCTTATGATGAGGATAAAGCCTTTACTAGACGGTTTCAGATTTTGATTGCCATTTGTAGTTTCATCATCTTGTTTAGTGTTTTTTGCTTGATTATTTGGGGTGCTAGCCGCCCTTTCAAGACTGAGATTACTGTCAAG AGCTTGTCAATAAGTAATTTGTATGTGGGAGAAGGTTCAGACTTCTCAGGCGTTCCGACGAAAATGCTGACAGTAAATGGTTCATTAAGGATGAGCATATACAACCCTGCAACAATCTTTGGAATTCATGTTACATCTACACCAATCAATCTCATCTACTCGGAAATCACGGTTGCAACTGGACAG CTGAAGAAGTACTACCAGCCAAGGAAGAGCCGGCGGACAGTATCAGTAATAATAGAAGGAGACAAGGTACCTCTATATGGAGCAGGATCAAGTTTAGCAGTATCACAAACTGGGATACAAATTCCATTAAAACTGAAATTTGAGATAAAGTCAAGAGGGAATGTAGTTGGGAAATTGGTGAGGACAAAGCATAAAAAGCAGATAACTTGCCCTGTGGTTATTGATTCTACTAGAACTAAACCAATCAAGTTCAAAAAGGGTATTTGCACTTATGATTGA